AAACTAGAGAGGGGATCGGCTGTGAGTAGTTCGCTAACTGCTTGTGGGCTATCAGCCATCGGAAAGTTCCATACTTGAAAGACTTTTGTAATATCTTTCTCGAACAATTTCGCTTGACGATTACCCAACAAATCTTCGACATCGAAATAAACCGTTTGCAGCAGGAGAAGACAAGCTTGAGTCACTGGCACAATTTTAAAATCTGCACCACCTGCTTCTTCTCCTAACTTATCCAGATTAACTCTTCCCCAGATGCTATAGCGGTCTGTTTCTTCGAGTAGGACGCAGAATTTACCTTGATTGTCCGTCAAATCTCGCCAAAAAGCACGAGCTTCTTCAGCGCGATCGGCAGCAAAGACGCTTATCAAGCGAAATGTTTGCCCCTGATAATTGAGAATGGGGATTTGCCGATCTCGCTTGGGATGCTTGATACTGGTTATTTCAACGTCCTGCCTTTTGAGAATAAACATGAATTTAGGTAGATCTCTCCTGAGAGGGTTGAAGGGGCAGGGAGTGGCGGCTGTTAATTATTTCAACACTATTTGGGAGTAGTATTTCTCGCCGTGTTGGTAGCAGCCTACCTTCGCAGCTTGCGCCTTTGTTATACCCTATCTGAATCTTAGCCACCAGTGATGGTTGTTGTATAGTTTACCGCGAGAATTCCAGCCCTTGCTCGCTACTTCCTGGATTATTAGATTTTAGGATCGAGTATTTTGGTTCAACTGATGATGAAAGCTTCGGCACCGCTAATTTATCCCTGGCTAAATTTCTTTATTCTCAACTTCCCTGACTGATTCTGCTGTTGTCTACTTGACTCAATCTTGTTTCCTGGCTCTTTGAGTTACAAATCTACTCTCTCGCTCTGCTACAATGCTACAAGAGTCTATCTCGATTTTGACTTTGGGTGCGTAACTCAGGTGGATAGAGTAGCGGACTTCTAATCCGTTTGTCGCAGGTTCGAGTCCTGCCGCACCCGTAACCTCCCAAAACCCCAAATTTCGTGAAACTTAATTCTGTCTTAGTTTATAAGACTTTTCTTAAATCTGATTGGTTTACCAGAATTTGACATATTTAACTACCTTTTATGGTAAAAATGTACTTATTGATCCAGGAATTTAGGCTCGATAGCGTACCGAAGGTAACGCTTGACAGACAACATATTACAACCCTACGATAATATTTAATTTGTCAAGACGACACTAATCTGACAACGATGACAAATAATGTGTCAATCGACAAAATTACCTAATTTTACCTAAATTAAGCCCGTGACGAGGATTGAACTCGTGACCTCACCCTTACCAAGGGTGTGCTCTACCACTGAGCTACACGGGCAATTTGCTTTCGCTTTTAGATTCCAGCAGAAAGACTCAAATTGTGGTGGGCCGAGCTGGATTTGAACCAGCGTAGGCATAGCCGACGGATTTACAGTCCGTTCCCATTAACCACTCGGGCATCGACCCTTTTGTTCCACGATTACCTATCTTAGCACAAGTTTTGTGAAAAAGGGAAGGTGGAAAAAATTTTTTTTTGGGGCTTAGGTAGTTTCGCGAGGGGTGCGAGAGAGGTTGAAGCTGGTGCGAGGAAAGTCGCTTTCGTCGTAGATTTCGCCGACGAGTTCTTCTAAGATATCTTCGAGAGTGACTAAACCGACTGTACCGCCGTATTCGTCAACTACGATCGCTAAATGAATTCGTTGTTGTAACATTTCTTTGAGCAAATTGGAGACGCGCTTGGTTTCGGGAATGTAAACTGGAGGGTCGATCGCGGAAGTAAGGGGTGCAGTAGCACGAGTTTCTTTTGGTAATGCTCGTAGTTGCTGAAGTGCGCGTTTAAGGTGGATCATACCGACAATTTGGTCTTTTGACTCTTCTTGTACTGGGATGCGGGAATAACCTGTTTCTAAGCACAAATTCACCAAATCCTGCAAACTAGCATCGCGGGAGATAGTACGCATTTCGATGCGAGGCTTAACTACATCTTTAGCCATCAGGCGATCGAGCATTAAAGCTCTATTCAACAATTGATGTTTATACAAATCCAGTTTGCCTTTACCGCCCAAAATTTCAATCATTAGCTGCAAATCGCTGACAGACTCTCCTTGTTGGGTAATTTTTCCTTGTCTTCCTTGAAACAAATGAATCGCTTTCTGGGTGATAGTTTCCAACAGATAAATAATTCCCAACCAAGAGAGAAATCGCGAAAGCCAATAAATCGGGCGCACTGCTAATCTAAATGCAGGCAAAAGATTGATAATTGCTAAAGATTTGGGGGTTATTTCGCCAAAAATTAGTACCAAAATCGTTATGATGGCAGTAGCAACACCGAGTCCGGCATTACCTAACCAAACGGCGAATAAGTTACTGGTGAGAATGGCGGCAAAATTGTTGATTAAGTTATTACCGACGAGTAAGGTAGTAATGAAGCGAGTGCGGTTTGCTAAGACTAAGCGAAAAATCCCTTCAGGATCTCCTTCGCGCTTAATCAGTCCCCGTAATTTTAAGTCATCAAAAGCAGTAATTGCTGTTTCTGAGCCAGAAAAAAAGGCAGAAAGAAACAGCAAGACGATTAAAACTACTATATCTAACCATGCTTCTCCGAGCAGAGGACGGGCTTCGGAGACGGCAAGTAGTTGGTAATTTACGGGCAGTAAAATCACAATTGGGTAGTTAAAACCCCACGGCTAGGGTGTGAGAGCATGAATATCCTTTTTAGTGTACGACGTAGGCTACTTGCAGCGCCCACCAAATCAGAATCGCGATACTGCCTAAAACTAAAACTGCTGAGACGGCGACGACGACAGGTTTGTCAGCGTCTTTAAATTTCATTATTCCTCGATTTAAGTCTGACATGGTGGTTGAATTTACTCCTGGATTAATCGATAGGGTGCAACAAAAAGTGATTCTAGGTCTAGATTAGCGAGCAAAGGCGAATGCGTCCATAATTTTTGGTCAAGTAAAAACGAGCTTGCTTTTGCAAAACTATTTACACTTACATGGGCAATCTATAGAGAAACAAGTTCTCTAGGGTAGGTTGGGAGAGATTGACGTGAATTAGACAAGATGAGGAGAAATTTGGTGCAGGTGTTACTAATTGTTTTGGTTGTGGTTTTGGTTGGGTTGCTGTTGGTAGAGTTAGTTTTGCGCTTTTGGTTTGGTTTTGGCAATCCTTTGGTTTATGTGGCTGATGAGGAAATTGGTTATTTGTTAGCGCCGAATCAAAGGGTGCGGCGGATGGGCAATCGGATTAGAATTAATGAGTATTCGATGCGATCGCCGAGTTTTGCTTCACCACGACTGACTGAAACGCTACGAATACTGATGTTGGGAGATTCGGTGGCTAATGGCGGTTGGTGGACCGATGAAGCCCAGACGATTTCGCAATTGTTGCGAGGTGAGTTAGTAAAGGAAAATTTTGCTGCTGTGGAAGTTTTGAATGCTTCGGCGAATTCCTGGGGACCGCGCAATGAGTTAGCTTATTTGCGCCGCTACGGGACGTTTTCTAGTCAAGCGGTGGTAATTTTAATTAACACTGACGATTTGTTTGCTGTCGCGCCAAATTCTGTAGCTGTAGGGCAGAATCGCAATTACCCCGATCGCCAACCTTTAACTGGTATTGGTGAATTATATACCAGATTATTTGTGCCAGCGCCACCAGTACCGGGAATGAAAGAAATTAATGCCGAAAAAGGCGATCGCGTGGGATTCAATTTAGAGGCGATCGCGCAAATGAAATTTATTGCCGATCAAAATAACGCTCAATTAATTTTGGCAATGACACCCTTAATTAGGGAAATTGGCGAACCTGGAGCGCGCGATTACGAACTCCAAGCCCGCCAACGGCTCGAAAACTTTACTCAGACCAAAAAAATCATTTACATTGATTTCCTACCTTTATTTAAAGAATTAGAGCGACCTGAGAGCTTATATCGGGACCATATTCACCTCAGCCCTCAAGGCAATCAACTAGTTAGCGAAACTCTCAGTCAAACGCTGCCAAAGTTATTAACTGAAAGTTAAAACACCGTCATCGTTGGCGATCGCTGAATTTCGTTTTTTTTCTCCGACTGCTGCCAGATCTGACCATCGAGTGCCATTTGCTCGATTAAACTTGCCAAACGGAGTGCTTTGAGTGCTTGTTCGCCGCCCACCGAAGGCTGATTGCCACCGCGAACGCAGTTAACAAAATGCTCGATTTCTGCGTGCAATGGTTCGATGTTACTCGTGTAGACTTTTTCGATTAAGCCATCTTGACGATAAAGAACCTGACCGTAATCAGTCAGGCAATTGGCAGTCGTTTGGCGGTGAATGAGAATTTCATTATTGAGAAAATCTGCTTCTGTGAGAGAGTTTTTACAGTGAGCTGCAATGCGACGAATTTTTCGATGCGTTACTTTACTCGCTGTCACAGTAGCTACAATGCCATTGGCAAAGCCCAAAGTCGCCGTAACGTAATCAAGATAACCAGAATTAGCAGCACGAGAACCACTAGCTGTTAATTTCAGAACGGGTGCGGGAACCAGTTCTAAAATTAAATCAATGTCGTGGATCATCAAATCCAACACTACCGAAACATCATTTGCCCGATTTGAGTAAGGACTCATGCGGTGTGCTTCGAGAGCTAGTAATTCCTCGGTTTGTAAGACTTTGCTCAACTCCCCAAAGGCGGGATTAAAGCGTTCGATGTGTCCTACCTGAAGAATACAGTTAGATTCGGCTGCGGCATTAACTAAAGATTCAGCCTCCGAAATACTAGCCGCAATTGGTTTTTCGACCAAGACGTGAACGCCAGCTTGCAGACAATCCATCCCGACTTGATGATGCAAGCGGGTTGGTACGGCGATGCAGACAGCATCGACGTAGGGCAACAGATCGAGATAATTTTCAAAGAAACGAACTCGATACTTGCTCGCCGTGTCTAATCCACGCTCAACATTTATATCCGCCACGCCAATAAATTCAATATCCTTAAGTAAACTGAGAACGCGGGCGTGATGCTGTCCCATGTTACCAACCCCAACTACCCC
Above is a window of Oscillatoria salina IIICB1 DNA encoding:
- a CDS encoding Npun_F0813 family protein, producing MFILKRQDVEITSIKHPKRDRQIPILNYQGQTFRLISVFAADRAEEARAFWRDLTDNQGKFCVLLEETDRYSIWGRVNLDKLGEEAGGADFKIVPVTQACLLLLQTVYFDVEDLLGNRQAKLFEKDITKVFQVWNFPMADSPQAVSELLTADPLSSLNIPPWEEHHLITLLQELYRLGKEYFGNDNFAEGIEEILQDMQPAEQKQFREWVNQTPLGKLWR
- a CDS encoding hemolysin family protein, which produces MILLPVNYQLLAVSEARPLLGEAWLDIVVLIVLLFLSAFFSGSETAITAFDDLKLRGLIKREGDPEGIFRLVLANRTRFITTLLVGNNLINNFAAILTSNLFAVWLGNAGLGVATAIITILVLIFGEITPKSLAIINLLPAFRLAVRPIYWLSRFLSWLGIIYLLETITQKAIHLFQGRQGKITQQGESVSDLQLMIEILGGKGKLDLYKHQLLNRALMLDRLMAKDVVKPRIEMRTISRDASLQDLVNLCLETGYSRIPVQEESKDQIVGMIHLKRALQQLRALPKETRATAPLTSAIDPPVYIPETKRVSNLLKEMLQQRIHLAIVVDEYGGTVGLVTLEDILEELVGEIYDESDFPRTSFNLSRTPRETT
- a CDS encoding SGNH/GDSL hydrolase family protein, with amino-acid sequence MRRNLVQVLLIVLVVVLVGLLLVELVLRFWFGFGNPLVYVADEEIGYLLAPNQRVRRMGNRIRINEYSMRSPSFASPRLTETLRILMLGDSVANGGWWTDEAQTISQLLRGELVKENFAAVEVLNASANSWGPRNELAYLRRYGTFSSQAVVILINTDDLFAVAPNSVAVGQNRNYPDRQPLTGIGELYTRLFVPAPPVPGMKEINAEKGDRVGFNLEAIAQMKFIADQNNAQLILAMTPLIREIGEPGARDYELQARQRLENFTQTKKIIYIDFLPLFKELERPESLYRDHIHLSPQGNQLVSETLSQTLPKLLTES
- a CDS encoding Gfo/Idh/MocA family protein: MSEGQQNLKIQRVQPQPLRIGVVGVGNMGQHHARVLSLLKDIEFIGVADINVERGLDTASKYRVRFFENYLDLLPYVDAVCIAVPTRLHHQVGMDCLQAGVHVLVEKPIAASISEAESLVNAAAESNCILQVGHIERFNPAFGELSKVLQTEELLALEAHRMSPYSNRANDVSVVLDLMIHDIDLILELVPAPVLKLTASGSRAANSGYLDYVTATLGFANGIVATVTASKVTHRKIRRIAAHCKNSLTEADFLNNEILIHRQTTANCLTDYGQVLYRQDGLIEKVYTSNIEPLHAEIEHFVNCVRGGNQPSVGGEQALKALRLASLIEQMALDGQIWQQSEKKNEIQRSPTMTVF